A genomic window from Lycium barbarum isolate Lr01 chromosome 4, ASM1917538v2, whole genome shotgun sequence includes:
- the LOC132636929 gene encoding probable polygalacturonase, translating to MVETVTSSFWWRWAQPHHPHRCIPVIFTTHKAIITSLWITFLITIFWWQMDATTGILIFRRVFPVRELPKFRPVAFNLTDFGGVGDGVTVNTKAFERAILEISKLGKKGGGQLNVPPGYWLTAPFNLTSHMTLFLAEGAVILGVDDEKYWPLMPPLPSYGYGREHRGPRYGSLIHGQKLKDVIITGHNGTINGQGQAWWKKFRSKLLNHTRGPLVQIMWSTDILISNITLQDSPFWTLHPYDCKNVTIRNVTILAPIAGAPNTDGIDPDSCEDVLIENCYISVGDDGIAIKSGWDQYGIAYGRPSKNILIRNLVIRSNVSAGVSIGSEMSGGVSNVTVENLFIWNSRRAVRIKTAPGRGGYVRDITYRNLTFENVRVGIVIKTDYNEHADEKFDPKAVPVLENISYTTIHGEGVRVPVQIHGSKEIPVKNVTFRDMSIGLTYKKKHIFQCAFVQGRVIGTIFPAPCKNLDLYDEQGHLIRRSDAQNATDIDYDI from the exons ATGGTGGAGACTGTAACATCATCATTTTGGTGGCGTTGGGCTCAACCCCACCACCCCCATAGATGTATTCCAGTAATTTTCACAACCCACAAAGCTATAATCACTTCACTATGGATCACTTTCTTGATAACCATTTTTTGGTGGCAAATGGATGCTACTACTGGAATCTTGATTTTCCGGCGAGTTTTTCCGGTTAGGGAGTTGCCTAAGTTCAGGCCAGTGGCATTTAACTTGACAGACTTTGGTGGTGTTGGTGATGGTGTTACTGTTAATACAAAGGCATTTGAGAGGGCTATATTGGAAATTAGCAAACTTGGGAAGAAAGGTGGAGGGCAGCTTAATGTGCCACCTGGTTATTGGCTAACGGCGCCGTTTAATCTTACTAGTCATATGACTCTTTTCCTTGCTGAGGGTGCTGTTATATTGGGTGTTGAT GATGAGAAGTACTGGCCTCTCATGCCTCCCTTACCTTCATATGGATATGGAAGAGAGCATCGTGGACCCCGCTATGGAAGTTTAATCCATGGCCAAAAACTCAAAGATGTGATAATTACAG GGCATAATGGTACCATTAATGGGCAGGGTcaagcatggtggaagaaattccGGTCGAAGCTTCTTAACCATACGAGAGGACCGCTCGTGCAGATCATGTGGTCTACTGACATACTAATCTCAAATATAACTTTACAAGACTCTCCCTTTTGGACACTCCATCCGTACGACTGCAAGAATGTAACAATCAGGAATGTTACAATCCTGGCACCCATTGCTGGGGCTCCAAATACTGATGGCATTGATCCAG ATTCCTGTGAAGATGTGTTGATAGAGAACTGTTACATCAGCGTTGGTGATGATGGCATCGCAATAAAGAGTGGATGGGATCAGTATGGAATTGCTTATGGACGACCTTCGAAGAATATACTCATTCGGAACCTTGTCATTCGTTCCAATGTCAG TGCTGGTGTATCGATAGGAAGTGAGATGTCCGGCGGAGTATCAAATGTTACTGTGGAAAACCTCTTTATCTGGAACTCGAGACGTGCTGTACGCATCAAAACAGCGCCTGGAAGAGGAGGATACGTTCGAGATATAACATACAGGAACTTGACATTCGAAAATGTTAGGGTTGGCATCGTCATCAAAACAGATTACAATGAGCACGCGGATGAGAAATTTGACCCCAAAGCTGTCCCTGTACTGGAGAACATAAGCTACACAACAATCCACGGTGAGGGAGTCCGCGTGCCTGTTCAAATCCACGGTAGTAAAGAAATTCCCGTGAAGAACGTTACTTTCAGAGATATGTCGATTGGGTTAACGTACAAGAAGAAGCATATATTCCAGTGTGCTTTCGTTCAAGGTCGTGTTATAGGGACTATCTTCCCCGCCCCTTGTAAGAATCTCGATTTATATGACGAGCAAGGACATCTGATCAGACGTTCGGATGCACAAAACGCGACAGATATAGATTATGACATTTGA
- the LOC132636930 gene encoding protein TIFY 10A-like — protein sequence MGSSEIVDSSKVTGQKSQFSQTCNLLSQFLKKNGSVGDLNNLGIYRNFEPTGSQQTTTTTTMNLLPMIEKSGDSSSSSSEKIPQKPMNLFPQEVDFAKEQISKNTEPEKAQMTIFYGGQVIVFDDFPADKANEIMKLASKKNTKNSTNNFSYTMVNNQELPKCQVPIPKPSVADLPIARRNSLTRFLEKRKDRVTATAPYQISNKKIANSKNEENKAWLGLGAQFVKTEQYF from the exons atGGGGTCATCAGAAATTGTAGATTCAAGCAAGGTTACTGGTCAGAAATCTCAGTTTTCTCAAACTTGTAATCTTTTGAGTCAATTCTTGAAGAAAAATGGTTCTGTTGGAGATCTTAATAATCTTGGTATCTACAGAAACTTTGAACCAACTG GATCTCAACAAACAACTACCACCACTACAATGAATTTGTTACCAATGATTGAAAAATCAGgtgattcatcatcatcatcatcagaaAAAATTCCTCAAAAACCAATGAATCTTTTCCCACAAGAAGTTGATTTTGCCAAAGAACAAATCTCAAAAAACACTGAACCAGAAAAGGCACAAATGACCATATTCTATGGTGGACAAGTCATTGTATTTGATGATTTTCCAGCTGATAAagcaaatgaaatcatgaaatTAGCCAGCAAGAAAAACACCAAGAACTCCACAAATAATTTTTCTTATACCATGGTGAATAATCAAGAACTCCCAAAGTGTCAAGTCCCAATTCCAAAGCCATCTGTTGCTGATTTACCAATTGCAAGAAGAAATTCACTTACAAGATTCTtggagaaaagaaaagatagagtAACAGCAACTGCACCATACCAAATCAGCAACAAAAAAATTGCTAATTCTAAGAATGAGGAGAACAAGGCATGGTTGGGATTAGGTGCTCAATTTGTTAAAACTGAGCagtacttttag
- the LOC132636931 gene encoding oligouridylate-binding protein 1 yields MMQQQRLKQQQQQALMQQSLYHPGLLAPPQIEPILSGNLPPGFDSSTCRSVYVGNIHSQVTQPLLQEVFSSTGPLEGCKLIRKDKSSYGFVDYFDRRSAALAIVTLNGRHLFGQPIKVNWAYASAQREDTSNHFNIFVGDLSPEVTDATLFACFSVYPGCSDARVMWDQKTGRSRGFGFVSFRNQQEAQSAINDMNGKWLGSRQIRCNWAAKGAGANDDMQSSDAKSVVELTAATSDDGQEKANEDAPENNPQYTTVYVGNLAQEVTSVDLHRHFHTLGAGVIEDVRIQRDKGFGFVRYSSHAEAARAIQLGNARILFGKPVKCSWGSKATPPGSSSNPLPPPAIGQVPGFSAMDLAAYERQIALAKMASAQALMHPQGQRIGAPSQAMYDGGYGSIASAQPPMYY; encoded by the exons ATGATGCAACAGCAAAGattgaaacaacaacaacaacaagcattgaTGCAACAATCACTTTATCATCCTGGTCTTTTAGCACCCCCTCAG ATAGAGCCCATCTTGAGTGGAAATCTGCCTCCTGGATTTGATTCAAGTACTTGCAGGAGTGT GTATGTCGGAAACATCCATTCACAAGTCACACAACCACTTCTTCAAGAGGTTTTCTCAAGCACCGGTCCCCTTGAGGGATGCAAACTCATAAGAAAAGATAAG TCATCCTATGGTTTTGTGGATTACTTTGATCGCCGGTCAGCTGCGCTTGCTATTGTGACACTTAATGGGAGGCACTT GTTTGGGCAGCCTATAAAAGTTAACTGGGCGTATGCCAGTGCTCAAAGAGAGGACACATCAA ATCATTTTAACATATTTGTGGGTGATCTTAGTCCGGAGGTTACAGATGCCACATTGTTTGCATGCTTTTCAGTATACCCTGGCTGCTC AGATGCAAGAGTGATGTGGGATCAGAAAACAGGCCGTTCAAGGGGGTTTGGGTTTGTTTCCTTTCGTAACCAGCAG GAAGCGCAAAGTGCAATAAACGATATGAATG GAAAGTGGCTTGGAAGCAGACAAATCCGCTGCAACTGGGCAGCAAAAGGTGCTGGAGCCAATGATGATATGCAGAGTTCAGATGCCAAAAGTGTTGTTGAGTTGACAGCTGCAACATCAG ATGATGGTCAAGAGAAGGCCAACGAAGACGCTCCGGAAAATAATCCCCAGTATACAACTGTTTATGTTGGCAACCTTGCTCAGGAA GTCACTTCAGTTGACCTCCATCGTCATTTTCACACTCTTGGGGCTGGTGTTATTGAAGATGTCCGTATTCAACGAGACAAAGGTTTTGGTTTTGTAAGATACAGCAGTCATGCTGAAGCAGCTCGAGCTATTCAGTTGGGAAATGCCCGAATCCTTTTTGGTAAACCTGTTAAG TGCTCGTGGGGAAGCAAGGCTACTCCACCAGGAAGCAGCTCAAACCCTCTACCACCTCCTGCTATCGGACAAGTCCCCGGTTTTTCAGCAATGGATCTCGCAGCATACGAGAGGCAGATTGCTTTGGCTAAGATGGCTAGTGCACAGGCTCTCATGCATCCTCAGGGCCAGCGAATTGGCGCTCCTAGTCAGGCTATGTATGATGGTGGCTATGGAAGCATTGCTTCAGCGCAACCACCAATGTACTACTAG